A single window of Salvia hispanica cultivar TCC Black 2014 unplaced genomic scaffold, UniMelb_Shisp_WGS_1.0 HiC_scaffold_1066, whole genome shotgun sequence DNA harbors:
- the LOC125197895 gene encoding inorganic pyrophosphatase 1-like: MAGITIVFDFDKTIIDVDSDNWVVDELGATDLFNELLPTMPWNSLMDRMMNELHAQGKTIEDVKEVLRRVPIHPRIVPTIKTLHALGCDLRILSDANLFFIETIVDHLGIKDCFSEINTNPSYVDEEGKLRISPFVDFQSSPHGCTLCPPNMCKSMIIDRIQTTLAKEGRQRIIYLGDGIGDFCPSLKLRDEDFMMPRKDFPVWGLICENRALLRAEIHEWIDGDDMEKIVMKLIEKIKIQDSVQLLPVDFKIEAMPIALPQSVKVQQ; encoded by the exons ATGGCCGGAATCACAATAGTTTTCGACTTCGACAAGACCATTATCGACGTGGACAGCGATAATTGGGTCGTCGACGAGCTCGGTGCCACCGACTTGTTCAACGAGCTCCTCCCCACCATGCCGTGGAATTCTCTCATG GATAGAATGATGAATGAGCTACATGCACAAGGGAAAACCATTGAAGATGTGAAGGAAGTTTTGAGAAGGGTTCCCATACATCCAAGAATTGTGCCTACAATCAAAACATTACATGCTTTAGG gtgTGATTTGAGAATATTGAGTGATGCAAACCTGTTTTTCATCGAGACGATTGTTGATCATCTTGGAATAAAGGATTGCTTCTCCGAAATCAACACGAATCCAAGCTATGTCGACGAAGAAGGGAAGCTTAGAATCTCTCCTTTTGTTGATTTTCAGTCATCACCTCATGGCTGCACTCTTTGCCCTCCAAACATGTGCAAG AGCATGATCATAGATAGAATTCAAACCACATTAGCTAAGGAAGGAAGGCAAAGGATTATTTACCTTGGAGATGGGATTGGTGACTTTTGCCCGAGTTTGAAGCTGCGAGACGAAGATTTCATGATGCCAAGGAAAGACTTCCCGGTATGGGGGCTAATATGCGAAAATCGTGCGCTTTTGAGAGCTGAAATCCACGAATGGATCGATGGCGATGACATGGAGAAGATTGTGATGAAGCTTATAGAGAAGATCAAGATTCAAGATTCAGTTCAATTGCTACCGGTTGATTTCAAGATTGAGGCAATGCCAATTGCCTTACCTCAATCAGTCAAAGTTCAgcagtag